In Deferribacter desulfuricans SSM1, the following are encoded in one genomic region:
- the gap gene encoding type I glyceraldehyde-3-phosphate dehydrogenase, translating into MAVKVAINGFGRIGRCSFRAALQKGLDIEFVAINDLTDAATLAHLLKWDSVHGQFDFDVYAEDDYLVVNGKKIKVYAEKDPANLPWKELDVDVVIESTGLFRKREQASKHLEAGAKKVVISAPAENPDITVVLGVNFDKYDKEKHHIISNASCTTNCLAPVAKVLNDNFGIVKGVMTTVHSYTNDQRILDLPHKDLRRARAAAVSMIPTSTGAAKAVGLVLPELKGKLDGLAIRVPTPNVSIVDLTCELSKDVTVQEVNNAIKKAAEGEMKGVLQYVEDELVSIDFNGNPHSSIFDSKLTKVVEGNCVKVFSWYDNEWGYSNRIAELVTKLL; encoded by the coding sequence ATGGCGGTTAAAGTTGCGATTAATGGTTTTGGTAGGATTGGGCGTTGCTCTTTCAGAGCTGCATTGCAAAAAGGACTTGATATCGAATTTGTAGCAATCAATGATTTGACGGATGCTGCCACATTAGCCCATTTATTAAAGTGGGATTCTGTTCACGGACAGTTTGATTTTGATGTGTATGCAGAAGATGATTATTTGGTTGTTAATGGTAAAAAGATAAAAGTTTATGCTGAAAAGGATCCTGCAAATCTTCCTTGGAAAGAGCTTGATGTTGATGTGGTTATTGAATCTACAGGTTTATTTAGAAAAAGGGAACAAGCATCAAAACATTTAGAAGCTGGAGCTAAAAAGGTAGTTATATCTGCACCTGCAGAAAATCCTGATATTACCGTTGTTTTGGGTGTTAATTTTGATAAATATGACAAAGAGAAACACCATATTATTTCTAATGCTTCATGTACCACTAACTGTTTAGCACCTGTAGCAAAGGTTTTAAATGATAATTTTGGTATAGTGAAAGGTGTTATGACTACAGTTCACTCTTATACAAATGACCAGAGAATACTCGATTTACCTCATAAGGATTTAAGAAGGGCAAGAGCGGCTGCAGTATCTATGATTCCTACTTCCACTGGTGCTGCAAAGGCAGTAGGGTTAGTATTGCCAGAATTAAAAGGTAAACTCGATGGACTTGCAATTAGAGTCCCAACCCCAAATGTTTCCATCGTTGATTTGACATGTGAACTAAGCAAAGATGTGACTGTCCAAGAAGTTAACAATGCTATTAAGAAAGCAGCAGAAGGGGAAATGAAAGGTGTGTTACAATATGTGGAAGATGAGTTAGTATCTATAGATTTTAATGGTAACCCACATTCAAGCATTTTTGACTCTAAACTAACCAAGGTTGTTGAAGGGAATTGTGTTAAAGTGTTTAGCTGGTATGATAATGAGTGGGGTTATTCTAACAGGATTGCGGAGTTAGTAACTAAGTTGCTATAA
- a CDS encoding PAS domain-containing protein, with product MKRLDILQELAESLGKSFFYVDFEKKDCWYIKKDSVKKQVNSEKLQKYFENIEIKNPSLIKGKSKRKCIFIYKLTNECMVGVIILRIDCINEYYYKLLSKFIDLFLKMKCSENNYELEIEMLRDELDECESTVSKFDKKIEELESLIDDYKIQIEGLEESVNVLRNSRSKMLKLIDGIKFPLFSLNKEYELNNVNKALGELTGVDSLPKFIGSKCYKTIFNFDEPCPWCKLDSVINENEQFVQNINVKIQNEDYWFEHIMFPIIDESGDIVEVGEILHDVTKQYRLYEDLKNTQYKVKKISKDRVSALNEVSKLKKEYDELLNEYEKLSNKHKKLIAVFEKVINETRAGEVLALRKENSELKYKISQLTQLVDRLNKKLEDSKQTEKEMYKKTIYSIDRLYNMITKRGDFKKDEYDKILEFISTQIELIKEKLEI from the coding sequence ATGAAAAGATTGGATATTTTACAAGAATTAGCTGAATCGTTGGGTAAAAGTTTTTTTTATGTTGATTTTGAAAAGAAAGATTGTTGGTACATCAAAAAAGATTCTGTAAAAAAGCAAGTTAATTCTGAAAAATTGCAAAAATATTTTGAAAATATTGAGATTAAAAACCCTTCTTTAATCAAAGGTAAAAGTAAAAGAAAATGTATTTTTATCTACAAACTTACAAATGAGTGTATGGTAGGTGTTATTATTTTGAGAATCGATTGCATAAATGAGTATTACTACAAATTACTAAGTAAGTTTATCGATTTATTTCTTAAAATGAAGTGTTCTGAAAATAATTATGAATTAGAGATTGAAATGTTAAGAGATGAGCTTGATGAATGTGAAAGTACTGTTAGCAAATTTGATAAAAAGATTGAAGAATTAGAGAGTTTAATCGATGATTATAAGATACAAATCGAAGGTTTAGAGGAGAGCGTAAATGTTTTAAGGAACAGTCGCTCTAAGATGTTAAAACTGATTGATGGTATAAAATTTCCGCTTTTTTCACTAAATAAAGAGTATGAACTAAATAATGTTAATAAAGCACTTGGAGAGTTAACTGGGGTTGATTCGTTACCAAAATTTATTGGTAGTAAATGTTATAAAACTATTTTTAATTTCGATGAGCCTTGTCCTTGGTGTAAGCTTGATTCGGTTATTAATGAAAATGAACAGTTTGTCCAAAATATAAATGTTAAAATTCAAAATGAAGATTATTGGTTTGAGCATATAATGTTTCCAATTATTGATGAAAGTGGCGATATAGTTGAAGTAGGTGAAATACTACATGATGTTACAAAACAGTATAGGCTTTATGAAGATCTAAAAAATACACAATATAAAGTTAAAAAGATTTCTAAAGATAGAGTGTCTGCTTTAAATGAAGTTTCAAAATTAAAAAAAGAGTATGATGAACTTTTAAATGAATATGAAAAACTCTCTAATAAGCATAAAAAGTTAATAGCAGTTTTTGAAAAAGTTATAAACGAAACAAGAGCGGGTGAAGTTTTAGCATTAAGAAAAGAAAATAGTGAACTAAAATATAAAATTTCACAGTTGACGCAATTAGTTGATAGATTAAATAAGAAATTAGAGGATAGTAAGCAAACTGAAAAAGAAATGTATAAAAAAACAATATATAGTATTGACAGATTGTATAATATGATTACAAAAAGGGGTGATTTTAAAAAAGATGAGTACGATAAGATTCTTGAATTTATAAGTACTCAGATTGAATTAATCAAAGAAAAACTTGAAATATAG
- a CDS encoding phosphoglycerate kinase: MVKNVKDMDFEGQKVFLRVDFNVPIKDGVIQDDTRVKEALPTVNYIKERGGKVILASHLGRPKGERKSEFSLKPVAEYLGIPFIDDCIGEKVINYVEKMESGDIVLLENLRFYKGEEKNDEVFINELRKFTDIYVNDAFGTCHRKHASVYGLPKSVDEKCAGFLIEKEVRYFEKLLKSPERPFTTIIGGAKVSDKIGVLRSLLALVDNILIGGAMAYTFLKSMGYNVGNSLVEDDYLEVANEILDKAKERGVSIYLPLDHIVSDSLDGEPEYIDNIEIPENKMGLDIGKKTILKYREVLEVSKTVLWNGPMGVFEKSQFSEGTFSIAKILAEIDATTVVGGGDSVSAVKKAGCADKIDHISTGGGASLEYIEYGSLPGIEALKS; this comes from the coding sequence ATGGTTAAGAACGTAAAAGATATGGATTTTGAAGGTCAAAAGGTATTTTTACGTGTGGATTTTAATGTGCCCATTAAAGATGGTGTGATTCAAGATGATACAAGAGTTAAAGAGGCGTTACCAACTGTAAATTATATAAAAGAGCGTGGGGGAAAGGTTATATTAGCAAGCCACCTTGGTAGACCTAAAGGGGAGAGAAAGTCTGAATTTTCACTAAAACCTGTTGCCGAGTATTTGGGTATCCCTTTTATTGATGATTGTATTGGTGAAAAGGTTATTAATTACGTAGAAAAAATGGAAAGCGGTGATATAGTTTTACTTGAAAACCTTAGATTTTACAAAGGTGAAGAGAAAAATGATGAAGTTTTTATTAATGAACTAAGAAAGTTTACAGATATTTATGTTAATGATGCTTTTGGTACTTGTCATAGGAAACATGCTTCAGTTTATGGTTTACCTAAAAGTGTTGATGAAAAATGTGCAGGATTCTTAATAGAGAAAGAGGTAAGATATTTTGAAAAGCTATTAAAATCACCTGAAAGACCTTTTACAACAATTATCGGTGGAGCTAAAGTAAGTGATAAAATAGGTGTTTTAAGAAGCCTTTTAGCTTTAGTTGATAATATACTTATTGGTGGTGCTATGGCATATACTTTCTTAAAGAGTATGGGTTATAATGTGGGGAACTCATTGGTTGAGGATGATTACCTTGAGGTTGCAAATGAGATCTTAGATAAAGCGAAAGAAAGAGGTGTTTCTATTTATTTACCTTTAGATCATATTGTGTCTGATAGTTTAGATGGGGAGCCAGAATATATAGATAATATTGAAATTCCAGAGAATAAAATGGGATTGGATATAGGTAAAAAAACAATATTGAAATATAGAGAAGTTCTTGAGGTTAGTAAAACAGTGTTATGGAATGGCCCAATGGGTGTTTTTGAAAAATCACAATTTTCTGAAGGGACATTCAGTATTGCCAAAATACTTGCTGAGATTGATGCTACAACGGTAGTCGGAGGTGGTGATTCTGTAAGTGCTGTTAAAAAAGCTGGTTGTGCTGATAAGATTGATCATATATCTACGGGTGGAGGAGCTTCTCTTGAATATATTGAATATGGAAGCTTACCGGGTATAGAAGCGCTAAAATCATAA
- a CDS encoding ComF family protein, which translates to MKYVKFHYGLKYKSVFEFLLSNVDIPGDYDYITPVPAHFTRKFRRIIQPAYLISKILSKKYGIKYKLLLKRVKNTKYQWRCKKHERIKNISGAFKAKANLKGLKILLVDDIMTTGATINECSKVLLKNGAKKVDVFCLTKGKPI; encoded by the coding sequence ATGAAGTATGTGAAGTTTCATTATGGTTTAAAGTATAAAAGTGTTTTTGAGTTTTTGCTGAGTAATGTTGATATACCTGGAGACTATGACTATATCACACCTGTTCCTGCACATTTCACTCGTAAATTTAGACGCATTATACAACCTGCATATTTAATCTCAAAAATTTTATCTAAAAAATATGGTATAAAATATAAGTTGTTATTAAAAAGAGTAAAGAATACAAAATACCAATGGAGATGCAAAAAGCATGAAAGGATAAAAAATATCTCTGGAGCTTTTAAAGCTAAAGCAAATTTAAAAGGTTTGAAAATATTACTAGTTGATGATATAATGACTACAGGTGCCACAATAAATGAATGTTCTAAAGTTTTATTAAAAAATGGTGCAAAAAAAGTGGATGTGTTTTGCCTCACAAAAGGGAAACCTATATGA